A part of Magnetospirillum sp. ME-1 genomic DNA contains:
- the bcrA gene encoding benzoyl-CoA reductase subunit A, producing MRCFIGIDLGSTTTKAVVMDENLQVMGRGITNSRSNYDTAAAVSKQEALIDTRLTLFRRALSNVSEVSGQVDGILSDLERNFRHVQFLEQLDDLEQTCVANIKGPRFAGREKAVIEALEGTFSRLRDSSAKQYAPGVKRKSDFFRDLAGAEFMSHGEAVCKEAGLGFDLILNVYDKSIIEVENRPPAGDMEGKFVRALEKGTMTGSSILKPVQEALAIPLEETYVVGTGYGRVRLPFPKEHIRSEILCHGLGAHMMYPDTRTVLDIGGQDTKGIQVDPVGIVENFQMNDRCAAGCGRYLGYIADEMNMGLHELGPLAMNSTKQVRINSTCTVFAGAELRDRLALGEKREDILAGLHRAIILRAMSILSRAGGVKDQFTFTGGVAKNEAAVRELRKLIKENYGDVTINIDPDSIYTGALGGATFAVRAVVN from the coding sequence TCACCAATTCGCGTTCCAACTACGACACCGCGGCCGCCGTTTCCAAGCAGGAAGCGCTGATCGACACCCGTCTCACCCTGTTCCGCCGCGCTCTGTCGAACGTGTCGGAGGTGTCGGGCCAGGTCGACGGCATCCTGTCGGATCTGGAGCGCAACTTCCGCCACGTCCAGTTCCTCGAGCAGCTGGACGACCTGGAGCAGACCTGCGTCGCCAACATCAAGGGCCCGCGCTTCGCGGGCCGCGAAAAGGCGGTGATCGAGGCTCTGGAAGGCACCTTCTCGCGGCTGCGCGACAGCTCGGCCAAGCAGTACGCCCCCGGCGTCAAGCGCAAGTCGGACTTCTTCCGCGATCTGGCCGGCGCCGAGTTCATGAGCCACGGCGAAGCCGTGTGCAAGGAGGCCGGTCTCGGCTTCGACCTGATCCTCAACGTCTATGACAAGTCGATCATCGAAGTGGAAAACCGTCCGCCGGCCGGCGACATGGAGGGCAAGTTCGTCCGCGCCCTGGAAAAGGGCACCATGACCGGCTCGTCGATCCTCAAGCCGGTGCAGGAAGCCCTGGCCATTCCGCTGGAGGAGACCTACGTGGTCGGCACCGGCTATGGCCGCGTCCGCCTGCCCTTCCCCAAGGAGCACATCCGCTCCGAGATCCTGTGCCACGGCCTGGGCGCCCACATGATGTACCCGGACACCCGCACGGTGCTGGACATCGGCGGCCAGGACACCAAGGGCATCCAGGTGGACCCGGTGGGCATCGTCGAGAACTTCCAGATGAACGACCGTTGCGCCGCGGGCTGCGGACGTTATCTGGGCTACATCGCCGACGAGATGAACATGGGCCTGCACGAGCTGGGTCCGCTGGCCATGAACTCGACCAAGCAGGTGCGCATCAACTCCACCTGCACCGTGTTCGCCGGCGCCGAGCTGCGTGACCGTCTGGCTCTGGGCGAAAAGCGCGAGGACATCCTGGCCGGTCTGCACCGCGCCATCATCCTGCGCGCCATGTCGATCCTGTCCCGCGCCGGTGGCGTCAAGGACCAGTTCACCTTCACCGGTGGCGTCGCCAAGAACGAGGCGGCGGTGCGCGAGCTGCGCAAGCTGATCAAGGAAAACTACGGCGACGTGACCATCAACATCGACCCGGACTCGATCTACACCGGTGCTCTGGGCGGCGCGACCTTCGCCGTCCGCGCGGTCGTCAACTGA
- the bcrD gene encoding benzoyl-CoA reductase subunit D, with amino-acid sequence MSELITAGIDIGSGCIKTVLFKVNGDKQEWLAKENSRIRNRDPFQLTTEAYEHMLKTAGVKKEDVAYVASTGDAENLKFATGHFYSMTTHGRGALFLNPEARSVLDIGALNGRAIKIDASGKVLSYKMTSQCASGSGQFLENIARYLGIAQDEIGSLSQKADDPEKVSSICAVLAETDVINMVSRGISASNILKGIHVSMAVRLAKLLKSIGAVDGIVQVTGGLALDTGLVAALNEAAEQEKVNLKAVSHPDSIYAGAIGAAIWGAFRHEKLARLGQAA; translated from the coding sequence ATGTCTGAACTCATCACCGCCGGTATCGACATCGGCTCGGGCTGCATCAAGACCGTGCTGTTCAAGGTCAACGGCGACAAGCAGGAATGGCTGGCCAAGGAAAACTCGCGCATCCGCAACCGCGATCCCTTCCAGCTGACCACCGAGGCCTATGAGCACATGCTCAAGACCGCGGGCGTCAAGAAGGAGGACGTCGCCTATGTCGCCTCCACCGGCGACGCCGAGAACCTGAAGTTCGCCACCGGCCACTTCTACTCCATGACCACCCATGGCCGTGGCGCCCTGTTCCTCAACCCCGAGGCCCGCTCGGTGCTCGACATCGGCGCTCTGAACGGCCGCGCCATCAAGATCGATGCCTCGGGCAAGGTGCTCTCCTACAAGATGACCAGCCAGTGCGCTTCCGGGTCGGGCCAGTTCCTCGAGAACATCGCCCGCTACCTCGGCATCGCCCAGGACGAAATCGGCTCGCTGTCGCAGAAGGCCGACGACCCCGAGAAGGTGTCGTCCATCTGCGCCGTGCTGGCCGAAACCGACGTCATCAACATGGTGTCGCGCGGCATCTCGGCCTCGAACATCCTCAAGGGCATTCACGTGTCCATGGCGGTGCGTCTGGCCAAGCTGCTGAAGTCCATCGGCGCCGTGGACGGCATCGTCCAGGTCACCGGCGGTCTGGCGCTCGACACCGGCCTGGTCGCCGCCCTGAACGAGGCGGCCGAGCAGGAGAAGGTCAACCTCAAGGCCGTGTCCCATCCGGACTCGATCTATGCCGGTGCCATCGGTGCCGCCATCTGGGGCGCCTTCCGTCACGAAAAGCTGGCCCGCCTGGGTCAAGCGGCGTAA